In a genomic window of Caloenas nicobarica isolate bCalNic1 chromosome 1, bCalNic1.hap1, whole genome shotgun sequence:
- the CHAMP1 gene encoding chromosome alignment-maintaining phosphoprotein 1 → MDMLQILRKTTERLECDHCNFRGTDYENIQIHMGTIHPEYCDEMDAAGLGKLIFYQKSAKLFHCHKCFFTSKMYCNVYYHITAQHAAPEKWNGEQKEQVEGDSDSSKKSVTSEPQKPTLSPESRKTALSPELPKSEPVVSPKLQKSSVSPEPQKLSRAASSEPEKSAQAMSPDPEKSAQATSPDPEKLASAISSDSEKPSPAVSPDPQKPSPAVSPDPQKPSPAVSPDPQKPGPAVSPEPRRHSPAVSPEPRRHSPAMSPEPRRHSPAVSPEPRRHSPAVSPEARRYSPAVSPEPKKPTPAGSPEPRRYAPAGSPEPRRHPSQMRRPSSASSPESRRPAPAVSPESWRPGPTVSPEPWRSAPHEVQKSSTVSPWAPKPAVSVSVESRRSAAESRRSGPVGSPEPRRLVSDSWKSTSFSESQKSTLVSSEPWKPISSVYPEGWKPVLSPDTWKHSPPVSPELRKSSHTVSSDSWKPAFFPEVRKPGASVSPESWKLSESRKSMYFSETQKSTSAASSEVQKRAHFPEPRRRALFPESRKSNPAVSTDVQKRGVFSEPQNQVSTSAVSIEGQKHALCAEAQKSARVSPEAQKHGLFPEAQKLAPISPEVQEHASFPESQKSASPEIQKHGLFTESQKPAPSVSPETPKQALFTDSQKSVSPDVQKHAVFSEMQKPAAALSSDVQRHAETTVPSEIQKNILFSEPHKSAPGFSSEPQTPSESGESDFLSHSLDDQKPLDDLFSHDEQSILAKESPEDLLYSCPKKKPKKENQENSDSELNSSECGKTEMDSMEIKEQESNSDQEQYDMESSDYGKEGKIDAAAPMQPQCVLQFTEEKEAFISEEEIAKYMKRGKGKYYCKICCCRAMKKGAVLHHLVNKHNVQSPYKCKICGKAFLLESLLKNHVAAHGQSLLKCPRCNFESNFPRGFKKHLTHCQSRHSDDTHKKHLDSLEPLEEQI, encoded by the coding sequence ATGGACATGTTGCAGATACTACGTAAAACCACGGAGCGCTTAGAGTGTGATCACTGCAACTTCAGAGGAACAGACTATGAAAACATACAAATTCATATGGGTACCATACACCCAGAGTATTGTGATGAAATGGATGCTGCTGGTTTGGGTAAACTTATATTTTATCAAAAAAGTGCAAAACTGTTTCACTGCCACAAGTGTTTCTTTACCAGCAAGATGTATTGCAACGTGTATTATCACATCACAGCACAACATGCAGCACCTGAGAAGTGGAATGGGGAGCAGAAAGAACAGGTAGAAGGAGATTCAGATTCCTCCAAAAAAAGTGTCACATCAGAGCCACAGAAACCTACCCTTTCCCCCGAGTCACGCAAAACTGCCCTTTCTCCTGAACTCCCCAAATCGGAACCTGTTGTTTCCCCCAAGCTTCAGAAATCATcagtgtccccagagccccagAAGTTGTCTCGGGCAGCTTCCTCAGAGCCGGAGAAGTCAGCCCAGGCCATGTCCCCAGATCCAGAAAAGTCAGCCCAGGCCACATCTCCAGATCCAGAGAAATTAGCCTCAGCCATATCCTCAGACTCAGAGAAGCCGTCTCCTGCTGTGTCTCCCGATCCACAGAAGCCGTCTCCTGCTGTGTCCCCTGACCCACAGAAGCCATCTCCTGCTGTGTCCCCTGACCCACAGAAGCCAGGCCCggctgtgtccccagagccccgTCGCCAttccccagctgtgtccccagaACCCCGTCGCCATTCCCCGGCAATGTCTCCAGAGCCCCGTCGCCATTCCCCCGCTGTATCACCGGAGCCCCGTCGCCACTCTCCTGCTGTGTCTCCGGAGGCCCGCAGATACTCCCCAGCTGTGTCACCAGAACCAAAGAAACCTACCCCAGCAGGATCCCCTGAACCACGAAGGTATGCCCCAGCTGGCTCTCCTGAGCCCCGGAGACATCCTTCTCAAATGCGTAGgccttcttctgcttcttctcctGAAAGCCGTAGGCCAGCTCCTGCAGTTTCGCCGGAGTCATGGAGACCTGGTCCGACTGTTTCCCCCGAGCCCTGGAGATCTGCACCTCACGAGGTGCAGAAGTCTTCCACGGTTTCTCCCTGGGCTCCAAAGCCTGCCGTGTCGGTGTCCGTAGAATCCCGGAGGTCTGCCGCTGAGTCCCGAAGGTCTGGCCCTGTTGGGTCACCAGAACCTAGGAGGCTTGTTTCTGACTCGTGGAAATCTACGTCCTTTTCTGAATCCCAGAAGTCTACTCTTGTTTCTTCTGAGCCCTGGAAACCCATCTCATCTGTTTACCCTGAAGGCTGGAAACCCGTTCTGTCCCCTGACACGTGGAAGCATTCTCCCCCTGTTTCTCCTGAACTTCGAAAGTCTAGTCACACTGTTTCCTCTGACTCTTGGAAGCCTGCTTTCTTTCCTGAGGTCCGTAAGCCTGGTGCTTCGGTATCTCCTGAATCCTGGAAACTTTCTGAGTCCCGGaaatcaatgtatttttctgaaaccCAGAAATCCACCTCCGCTGCTTCATCTGAGGTTCAGAAACGGGCTCATTTCCCTGAACCTCGGAGAAGAGCCCTGTTCCCAGAGTCTCGTAAATCTAATCCTGCTGTTTCTACTGATGTCCAGAAACGTGGTGTCTTTTCTGAGCCTCAGAATCAGGTGTCTACTTCTGCTGTCTCTATTGAAGGCCAGAAACATGCCCTCTGTGCTGAAGCCCAGAAATCAGCTCGTGTTTCTCCCGAAGCCCAGAAGCATGGCCTGTTTCCTGAAGCCCAGAAACTTGCTCCCATTTCCCCTGAAGTTCAGGAGCATGCTTCCTTTCCAGAGTCTCAGAAATCTGCTTCTCCTGAAATTCAGAAACATGGCCTCTTTACTGAGTCCCAGAAACCTGCTCCTTCCGTTTCTCCTGAAACCCCTAAACAAGCTCTTTTTACTGACTCCCAGAAATCTGTTTCCCCTGATGTTCAGAAGCATGCTGTATTTTCTGAGATGCAGaagcctgctgctgctttatccTCTGATGTCCAGAGACATGCTGAAACTACTGTACCTTCTGAAATCCAGAAGAACATCCTGTTTTCTGAGCCTCACAAGTCTGCTCCAGGTTTTTCCTCCGAGCCCCAGACACCTAGTGAGTCTGGTGAGAGTGACTTTCTTTCTCACAGTTTAGATGATCAGAAACCACTGGATGATTTATTCTCACATGATGAACAATCAATATTAGCCAAAGAATCACCAGAAGACTTGTTATATTCATGCCCAAAAAAGAAGCCCAAGAAGGAAAACCAGGAGAACTCAGATTCTGAACTAAATAGCAGTGAGTGTGGAAAAACAGAGATGGACTCAATGGAGATAAAGGAGCAAGAATCCAACAGTGACCAAGAGCAGTATGATATGGAGTCATCTGATTACGGCAAAGAGGGCAAAATAGATGCAGCTGCTCCCATGCAGCCACAGTGCGTGCTGCAGTTTACTGAAGAGAAAGAGGCTTTCATCTCTGAGGAAGAAATAGCAAAATACATGAAACGTGGCAAGGGAAAGTATTACTGCAAAATTTGTTGCTGTCGTGCAATGAAAAAAGGTGCTGTCTTGCACCACTTAGTTAATAAGCATAATGTTCAAAGCCCCTACAAATGTAAAATATGTGGCAAAGCTTTTCTCTTGGAGTCTCTTCTTAAAAACCATGTTGCTGCTCATGGTCAAAGTTTGTTGAAGTGTCCACGTTGTAATTTTGAATCAAATTTTCCCCGAGGCTTTAAGAAACATTTAACCCATTGCCAAAGCCGTCACAGTGATGATACACATAAAAAACACTTGGACAGCCTTGAACCACTTGAAGAacaaatttaa